The following coding sequences lie in one Apium graveolens cultivar Ventura chromosome 3, ASM990537v1, whole genome shotgun sequence genomic window:
- the LOC141714259 gene encoding uncharacterized protein LOC141714259, translated as MELVRQQTATIAQQHQLLQQMHPPQPPPANVTTFKTFQSVKPPEFRGTQDPVEAHAWLKELEKAFALTNVGNNQKVEYATYFLKGESNYWWESEKALKAAEVITWDRFKRMFLDKYFPHYMQTQMEMKFFELKQDNMTVEEYEKKFTELSRFMGEYVDSEEKKAKRFQQGLNPWLRSHVEAFELTTYAEVVQKAMVIEGESEQDQKEKGNKKRRFESGEEGSSYKGQNQRTNQRFKP; from the coding sequence ATGGAATTGGTACGCCAACAAACTGCTACTATAGCCCAGCAACACCAACTTCTTCAACAAATGCATCCACCTCAACCACCCCCAGCAAACGTCACTACTTTCAAAACATTCCAATCGGTAAAACCCCCAGAATTTAGAGGAACTCAAGACCCGGTAGAAGCTCATGCTTGGCTTAAGGAATTGGAGAAGGCCTTTGCCTTAACGAATGTTGGAAATAATCAGAAGGTGGAGTATGCCACTTATTTTCTTAAAGGCGAatcgaactattggtgggagtcggAAAAAGCTTTAAAAGCTGCTGAAGTTAttacttgggataggtttaaaaGAATGTTTTTGGATAAGTATTTTCCTCACTATATGCAAACACAAATGGAGATGAAGTTCTTCGAGTTGAAGCAAGACAATATGACAGTTGAAGAatacgagaagaagtttacagaaCTTTCTAGGTTTATGGGAGAGTATGTTGATTCTGAAGAGAAAAAGGcaaaaaggttccaacagggattGAACCCTTGGTTAAGGAGTCATGTGGAAGCTTTTGAGTTGACTACTTATGCTGAAGTGGTTCAGAAAGCGATGGTAATCGAAGGCGAGAGTGAGCAGGATCAAAAGGAGAAAGGCAACAAGAAAAGAAGATTTGAATCGGGAGAAGAAGGCTCAAGTTACAAGGGTCAGAATCAGAGAACTAATCAAAGGTTTAAACCTTAA